In one Pseudomonas sp. SCA2728.1_7 genomic region, the following are encoded:
- a CDS encoding response regulator has product MSQTATILVIDDEPQIRKFLRISLASQGYKVLEAGTGAEGLAQAALNKPDLLVLDLGLPDMDGQQVLREFREWATTPVLVLSVRASEGQKVQALDGGANDYVTKPFGIQEFLARVRALLRQAPAGEAQQAALSFGPLTVDLAYRRVLLDGVEVALTRKEYAVLAQLARHPGRVITQQQLLKDIWGPTHTEDSHYLRIVVGHLRQKLADDPTRPRFIVTEAGVGYRLLSENSL; this is encoded by the coding sequence ATGAGCCAGACCGCGACCATTTTGGTCATCGACGACGAACCGCAGATCCGCAAATTCCTGCGCATCAGCCTCGCTTCCCAGGGCTACAAAGTGCTTGAGGCCGGCACCGGTGCCGAGGGGTTGGCGCAGGCCGCACTGAACAAGCCGGACTTGCTGGTGCTCGATTTAGGCCTGCCGGACATGGACGGCCAGCAAGTGCTGCGCGAGTTTCGCGAATGGGCCACGACGCCGGTGCTGGTGCTGTCGGTGCGCGCCAGCGAAGGGCAGAAAGTCCAGGCGCTGGATGGCGGCGCCAATGACTACGTGACCAAGCCGTTCGGCATTCAGGAATTTCTCGCGCGGGTTCGCGCCTTGTTGCGTCAGGCGCCGGCGGGGGAGGCGCAGCAGGCGGCGCTGAGCTTTGGTCCGTTGACGGTTGATCTGGCCTATCGGCGCGTGCTGCTCGACGGTGTCGAAGTGGCGCTGACGCGCAAGGAATACGCGGTGCTGGCGCAACTGGCGCGGCATCCGGGGCGAGTGATTACCCAGCAGCAATTGCTCAAGGATATCTGGGGACCGACGCACACCGAGGACAGTCATTATCTGCGGATTGTGGTGGGGCATTTGCGCCAGAAGCTGGCGGATGATCCGACGCGGCCGCGGTTTATCGTCACTGAAGCCGGGGTTGGGTATCGGCTGTTGAGTGAGAACAGCCTGTAG
- a CDS encoding patatin-like phospholipase family protein has translation MKKRVALVLGSGGARGYAHIGVIEEIERRGYDIACIAGCSMGAVVGGIYAAGKLDVYKNWIESLDYLDVLRLVDVSFRLGAIRGEKVFGQIRKIVGEINIEDLRIPYTAVAADLTNQQEIWFQEGCLHQAMRASAAIPSLFTPVMQGNRMLVDGGILNPLPIVPVVSSHCDLIIAVNLNSTNQRHYKLPVIQRPAAFRSRFDSLLSSLGSKMPFRRTQAEQLLRLEQEALRAEAADINPWLEGAEPESQQPAAAPEREGAPKSATGSFIIDNVGPASLLDLINQSFEVMQTSLAQYKIAGYPPDILINVPKRVCRFFEFYKAPELIALGREIARDTLDRYESEQG, from the coding sequence ATGAAAAAGCGTGTCGCACTGGTGCTGGGCTCCGGTGGCGCCCGGGGTTATGCCCATATCGGAGTCATTGAAGAGATCGAACGACGCGGTTACGACATCGCCTGCATTGCCGGGTGTTCGATGGGCGCGGTAGTCGGCGGGATCTACGCCGCCGGCAAACTCGACGTTTACAAGAACTGGATCGAAAGTCTCGACTATCTGGATGTGCTGCGGCTGGTCGACGTGAGTTTCCGCCTCGGCGCAATTCGCGGCGAAAAGGTCTTCGGGCAGATCCGCAAGATCGTCGGCGAAATCAACATCGAAGACTTGCGCATCCCCTACACCGCCGTCGCCGCCGACCTCACCAACCAGCAGGAAATCTGGTTTCAGGAAGGCTGCCTGCATCAGGCGATGCGCGCCTCGGCGGCGATTCCCAGCCTGTTCACCCCGGTGATGCAGGGCAATCGCATGCTGGTCGACGGCGGCATTCTCAACCCGTTGCCGATCGTGCCGGTGGTGTCGAGCCACTGTGATCTGATCATTGCGGTCAATCTCAACTCGACCAATCAGCGTCACTACAAATTGCCGGTGATCCAGCGCCCGGCCGCATTTCGCTCACGCTTTGACAGCCTGCTCAGTTCGCTGGGATCGAAGATGCCGTTCCGCCGTACACAGGCCGAGCAACTGTTGCGGCTCGAACAGGAAGCGCTGCGCGCCGAAGCGGCAGACATCAACCCTTGGCTGGAAGGCGCCGAGCCGGAAAGCCAGCAACCCGCCGCCGCGCCCGAGCGTGAAGGCGCACCGAAATCGGCGACCGGTTCGTTCATCATCGATAACGTCGGGCCGGCGTCGTTGCTGGATTTGATCAACCAGAGTTTCGAGGTGATGCAGACCTCGCTGGCGCAATACAAGATTGCCGGGTATCCGCCGGATATCCTGATCAACGTGCCGAAGCGGGTGTGCCGGTTTTTCGAGTTTTACAAGGCACCGGAGTTGATCGCGTTGGGGCGCGAGATTGCCCGGGATACGCTGGATCGGTATGAGAGTGAGCAGGGTTGA
- a CDS encoding CHAD domain-containing protein has product MSALVDRLVAHVLSLEVRLLACQARLTARTDPEALHDLRTTVRRLRSLLRPLRGLPGVEQLEDAASAVGQLTTPWRDREVLAAYLLQHDQPEAAQRRMAQMAEAYPALAASAEVASLLMILDAFPRFLRASQRQGLLKGLAKRIEKRLGKQWQKLDEALHDPAHDRHRLRLLIKRVRYGIEAYPELDRLPEAALARLKSAQGALGDWHDCWQWLAKAELEADLQPCVAIWQATMIKAETKADRVLEKLSSACFK; this is encoded by the coding sequence ATGTCTGCGTTGGTTGACCGGTTGGTGGCTCATGTCCTGAGTCTGGAGGTGCGGCTGCTGGCCTGTCAGGCGCGATTGACGGCACGTACCGACCCCGAGGCGCTGCATGATCTGCGCACCACGGTGCGGCGCTTGCGCAGCCTGTTGCGGCCATTGCGCGGTTTACCGGGTGTCGAACAACTGGAAGACGCCGCTTCGGCAGTCGGCCAATTGACCACGCCGTGGCGTGATCGCGAGGTGTTGGCGGCATATCTGCTCCAGCATGATCAGCCGGAAGCTGCTCAACGCCGCATGGCGCAAATGGCCGAGGCCTATCCGGCGCTGGCGGCGAGCGCCGAGGTGGCTTCGTTGCTGATGATTCTCGACGCTTTCCCACGTTTCCTGCGCGCCTCCCAGCGTCAGGGCTTGCTCAAGGGCTTGGCCAAACGCATCGAAAAACGCTTGGGCAAGCAATGGCAGAAACTCGATGAGGCGTTGCACGATCCGGCTCACGACCGCCATCGCCTGCGCCTGCTAATCAAGCGCGTGCGCTACGGCATCGAAGCCTATCCCGAGCTGGATCGTTTGCCCGAAGCGGCGCTGGCGCGGTTGAAGTCAGCCCAAGGCGCGTTGGGCGACTGGCACGATTGCTGGCAGTGGCTGGCGAAAGCCGAGCTGGAGGCGGATCTGCAGCCCTGCGTCGCCATTTGGCAGGCGACCATGATCAAAGCCGAAACCAAGGCTGATCGCGTGCTGGAAAAACTCAGTTCAGCCTGTTTCAAATAA
- a CDS encoding thioesterase family protein, with amino-acid sequence MRFSDLLDAVRRQPELTIPAEWGQGRASFGGLVAALQYEAMRAKVPADRPVRSLAITFVGPVEPEVPVSFEVEVLREGKAVSQVMGRAMQNGQVVTIVQGSFGASRPSEVAVEAYPAPAMKRWDECQELPYIKGVTPEFMRHLAMRWSVGGMPFTGNQSRLMGGWVRLRGDVKEEPVNETHLLALVDAWPPALLPYLKKPAPGSTLTWTIEFVQPLRDLSTLDWCQYLADIEYAADGYGHVAAKLWSAEGELIAMSRQTVTIFA; translated from the coding sequence ATGCGCTTTAGCGATCTGCTCGATGCGGTCCGCCGCCAACCGGAACTGACGATTCCTGCCGAATGGGGTCAGGGCCGTGCCAGTTTCGGTGGTCTGGTGGCCGCGCTGCAATACGAAGCCATGCGTGCGAAAGTCCCGGCGGATCGCCCGGTGCGTTCGCTGGCAATTACCTTCGTCGGCCCGGTTGAGCCTGAAGTCCCGGTGAGCTTCGAAGTGGAGGTGCTGCGCGAAGGCAAAGCCGTCAGTCAGGTCATGGGCCGGGCGATGCAGAATGGTCAGGTGGTGACGATCGTCCAAGGCAGCTTTGGTGCCTCGCGGCCGTCGGAGGTTGCCGTCGAAGCGTATCCGGCGCCAGCAATGAAACGCTGGGATGAATGCCAGGAGTTACCCTACATCAAAGGCGTGACCCCGGAATTCATGCGTCATCTGGCAATGCGCTGGAGTGTCGGTGGAATGCCGTTCACCGGCAATCAATCGCGGCTGATGGGCGGCTGGGTGCGGTTGCGTGGCGATGTCAAAGAAGAGCCGGTCAATGAGACGCATCTGTTGGCTCTGGTGGACGCATGGCCGCCGGCGCTGTTGCCGTATCTGAAGAAGCCTGCGCCGGGCAGCACGCTGACCTGGACCATCGAATTCGTGCAGCCACTACGGGACTTGAGCACGCTGGACTGGTGCCAATATCTGGCCGATATCGAATACGCCGCCGACGGCTACGGCCATGTCGCCGCCAAGCTATGGAGCGCAGAAGGTGAGCTGATTGCGATGAGTCGCCAGACGGTAACGATCTTCGCCTGA
- a CDS encoding terminase, giving the protein MGKRHPNLPAWQWRAYPGNHQHPTNLVLHLIAVPLFIVAFLLIVSGVFSLSLASVAIGVIGIIAALGLQRHGHSLEAQASEPFSDRKDAVSRLLVEQFLTFPRFFLSGGWWRAWRERHRRH; this is encoded by the coding sequence ATGGGCAAACGTCACCCCAACCTTCCCGCATGGCAATGGCGCGCGTACCCGGGCAATCACCAGCACCCGACCAATCTGGTGCTGCACCTGATCGCCGTGCCGTTGTTCATCGTCGCGTTTCTGCTGATTGTCTCGGGGGTGTTCAGCCTGAGTCTGGCCAGTGTGGCCATCGGCGTGATCGGCATCATCGCGGCGCTGGGTTTGCAGCGCCACGGCCACAGCCTGGAGGCGCAAGCCTCCGAGCCGTTCAGTGATCGTAAAGATGCGGTGTCGCGGTTACTGGTCGAGCAGTTCCTGACCTTTCCGCGTTTCTTTCTCAGTGGCGGCTGGTGGCGCGCCTGGCGTGAGCGCCACCGTCGGCATTGA
- a CDS encoding methyl-accepting chemotaxis protein has product MGAWLSNISLKYKFWAVNAVAFVTTLLLVLYAVQLEQQARSHASQASAQAQAQLLKAWPAGQALPKTDQVLTFKRGEAPRLNDQPLLEITESNGWNEINHLPLFGENPLMGAEVFSRADGQQVAVLAYGPSLSQVFSERFANYAVAVFILMFAMLCASQLLIRFLLSQLNTLKDVMLHVEKSGDLSARVPLAGKDEVGQMANAFNAMQAGYQRVVTTVANTARQLDVGAARLASSMNEVRHGMLGQQSETDQAATAINEMTATVYHIAQHAGATRDLSQTADGLAGSGQQVVARVQQSIAGLSSGVQQTAEMIQRLAEDSQKINGVVSVIHSIAEQTNLLALNAAIEAARAGEMGRGFAVVADEVRNLAKRVQTSTDEITTMVSALQAGTRDAVDFMQESSYKADDCVQQAQEAGAALAEITGAVAQMRESNTQIAVAAEQQSQVAEEMNRAVVSIRDVTENTVQQTVDSATTSNELATLAGELNKAIGQLKL; this is encoded by the coding sequence ATGGGTGCCTGGCTTAGCAATATCTCGCTGAAATACAAATTCTGGGCGGTCAATGCGGTCGCCTTCGTCACCACCCTGCTGTTGGTGTTGTACGCCGTGCAACTCGAACAGCAGGCGCGCAGTCACGCCTCACAGGCCTCGGCGCAGGCCCAGGCGCAATTGCTCAAGGCCTGGCCGGCCGGGCAGGCATTGCCGAAAACCGATCAGGTGTTGACCTTCAAGCGCGGCGAAGCACCGCGCCTGAATGATCAACCCTTGCTGGAAATCACTGAAAGCAACGGCTGGAACGAAATCAATCATCTGCCGCTGTTCGGCGAAAACCCGTTGATGGGCGCTGAGGTGTTCAGCCGTGCCGATGGCCAGCAGGTCGCGGTGCTTGCCTATGGCCCGAGTCTCAGTCAGGTGTTCAGCGAGCGTTTCGCCAACTATGCCGTGGCGGTGTTCATCCTGATGTTCGCCATGCTCTGTGCCTCGCAATTGCTGATCCGCTTCCTGCTCAGCCAGCTCAACACCTTGAAAGATGTGATGCTGCACGTTGAGAAAAGCGGCGATCTCTCGGCTCGTGTGCCATTGGCGGGCAAAGACGAAGTCGGGCAAATGGCCAACGCGTTCAACGCGATGCAGGCCGGTTACCAGCGCGTTGTGACGACCGTCGCCAACACCGCACGGCAACTGGATGTCGGCGCGGCGCGACTGGCATCGAGCATGAACGAAGTGCGCCACGGCATGCTTGGTCAGCAGAGCGAAACTGATCAGGCCGCCACCGCGATCAACGAAATGACTGCCACGGTTTATCACATCGCCCAACACGCCGGCGCCACTCGCGACTTGTCGCAGACCGCCGATGGCCTCGCTGGCAGCGGTCAGCAAGTGGTCGCGCGGGTGCAACAGTCGATTGCCGGGCTGTCCAGCGGCGTGCAGCAGACCGCCGAGATGATTCAACGGCTTGCCGAGGACAGTCAGAAGATCAACGGCGTGGTCAGCGTGATTCACAGCATTGCCGAGCAAACCAACCTGTTGGCACTGAACGCCGCCATCGAGGCCGCCCGCGCCGGTGAAATGGGCCGCGGCTTTGCGGTGGTCGCCGATGAGGTGCGCAATCTGGCCAAACGCGTGCAGACCTCGACCGACGAGATCACCACGATGGTCTCGGCCTTGCAGGCTGGGACCCGCGATGCGGTGGATTTCATGCAGGAAAGTTCGTACAAGGCCGACGACTGCGTGCAGCAAGCGCAAGAGGCCGGCGCGGCGCTGGCGGAAATCACCGGGGCGGTGGCGCAGATGCGTGAAAGCAATACGCAGATTGCCGTGGCGGCGGAGCAGCAAAGCCAGGTCGCCGAGGAGATGAACCGGGCGGTGGTGAGTATTCGTGATGTGACCGAGAACACCGTGCAGCAGACGGTGGATTCGGCGACCACGAGTAATGAGTTGGCGACGTTGGCTGGGGAACTCAACAAGGCTATAGGTCAGCTCAAGCTTTGA
- a CDS encoding TatD family hydrolase, which produces MQLIDIGVNLTNPSFADKHQAVLDRAYAAGVCQLVLTGTSVEGSEQALELCQQLDESGQRLFATAGIHPHSASDWNADSARRLRSLLHEKNVVAVGECGLDFNRDFSPRPQQEKVLEEHLALAVELQLPVFLHERDASQRLLEILKGFRDQLPAAVVHCFTGEQKALFSYLDLDLHIGITGWICDERRGTHLHPLVKEIQRGRLMLESDAPYLLPRTLRPKPKNGRNEPAYLTEVLREVALHRGETEEDLAAHTTACARAFYNLPALS; this is translated from the coding sequence ATGCAACTCATCGATATCGGCGTCAACCTGACCAACCCCAGTTTCGCCGACAAACATCAGGCCGTGCTTGATCGCGCCTATGCCGCCGGGGTTTGCCAGCTGGTGCTGACCGGCACCAGCGTCGAGGGCAGCGAACAGGCTCTGGAGCTGTGCCAGCAACTGGATGAGAGCGGTCAACGGCTGTTCGCCACCGCCGGTATTCATCCGCATTCGGCCAGTGACTGGAACGCGGACAGTGCCCGTCGTTTGCGTAGCCTGTTGCACGAAAAAAACGTAGTCGCCGTGGGTGAATGCGGGCTGGATTTCAACCGTGATTTCTCGCCGCGCCCACAGCAGGAAAAAGTCCTCGAAGAACACCTGGCGCTGGCCGTTGAACTGCAACTGCCGGTGTTCCTGCACGAGCGCGATGCCAGCCAGCGTTTGCTGGAAATCCTCAAAGGCTTCCGCGATCAACTGCCTGCCGCTGTGGTGCATTGCTTCACCGGCGAGCAAAAGGCGTTGTTCAGCTATCTCGACCTGGATCTGCACATCGGCATCACTGGCTGGATCTGCGACGAACGCCGTGGCACGCATTTGCATCCGCTGGTGAAAGAGATCCAACGCGGGCGCTTGATGCTGGAAAGCGACGCGCCCTATTTGCTACCGCGCACATTGCGACCGAAACCGAAGAACGGGCGCAATGAACCGGCGTATCTGACTGAAGTCCTGCGTGAAGTGGCCTTGCATCGTGGCGAAACCGAGGAGGATCTGGCGGCACACACCACCGCGTGTGCCCGCGCGTTCTACAACCTCCCCGCCCTCTCCTGA
- a CDS encoding transglycosylase SLT domain-containing protein: MVRPSVLLLLCGSLLLPMTAVARLPGPLQAVPAAKVRDLSEIRSSRVLRVLVNQSRNSSGEVQGQAIGVEYHRLRAFEQYLNGHARDGQEITLKIIPKAKDQLLGALQRGEGDLVAPGELLDLQPGYAVASSEPIASNIPLVLVGIKGERRYTKVEQLSGKTLALPTGSAAGEAVSQLNQKLALHKLAPIKIEWVDPTLAVEDVLEMVQGGIFHLTIVEQPIAERWGKILPKLRFDRQLMISEPGEEYWFVRRDAAMLRASIDRFLGGYKKPSNEDAAFLRIYRRLYQVHYPLAKADRQRLEKLRPTLQKHAQAQNMDWLNLAALAFKESRLQPNARSGSGPTGLMQITPSAAQRVGVSNIQNLDANVQAGAKYLAMIRRKFFNSPKLNERERMAFTLAAYNIGPERVQGMRAEARRRGLNPNQWFFQVERIAMEQVGMGPVSYVNSVNKYYLAFDRERESLEPGAQKVVSRK, from the coding sequence ATGGTTCGTCCCTCGGTTTTGCTGCTGTTGTGTGGATCGTTGCTGCTGCCGATGACGGCGGTCGCGCGCCTGCCCGGGCCACTGCAAGCCGTGCCGGCGGCCAAGGTGCGGGACTTGTCCGAGATTCGCAGCAGCCGTGTGTTGCGGGTGCTGGTCAACCAGAGTCGCAACAGCTCCGGCGAAGTGCAGGGTCAGGCCATCGGCGTCGAATACCATCGCCTGCGCGCGTTCGAGCAATACCTCAATGGCCACGCCCGTGATGGCCAGGAAATCACCCTCAAGATCATTCCCAAAGCCAAGGACCAATTGCTCGGCGCCTTGCAGCGTGGCGAAGGTGATCTGGTCGCACCGGGTGAATTGCTCGATCTGCAACCTGGTTATGCCGTGGCCAGCAGCGAACCGATCGCCAGCAACATACCGCTGGTGCTGGTCGGGATCAAAGGTGAGCGGCGCTACACCAAAGTCGAGCAGCTTTCCGGCAAAACCCTGGCGTTGCCGACCGGCAGTGCGGCGGGGGAGGCGGTCAGTCAGCTCAATCAGAAACTGGCGTTGCACAAACTGGCGCCGATCAAGATCGAATGGGTTGATCCGACGCTGGCGGTCGAAGATGTGCTGGAAATGGTTCAGGGCGGGATTTTTCACCTGACCATCGTTGAGCAGCCGATTGCCGAACGCTGGGGCAAGATCCTGCCGAAACTGCGTTTTGACCGGCAACTGATGATCAGCGAGCCGGGCGAGGAATACTGGTTTGTACGCCGCGATGCTGCGATGTTGCGTGCGAGCATTGATCGCTTCCTCGGTGGTTACAAGAAACCGTCCAACGAAGATGCCGCGTTTCTGCGCATCTATCGCCGTCTCTATCAAGTCCACTATCCATTGGCCAAGGCTGACCGCCAGCGCCTGGAAAAACTGCGCCCGACCCTGCAAAAGCACGCCCAGGCGCAGAACATGGACTGGCTCAATCTGGCCGCACTGGCGTTCAAGGAATCACGCCTGCAACCCAATGCCCGCAGCGGCAGTGGCCCGACCGGGCTGATGCAGATCACGCCTTCCGCCGCTCAGCGAGTCGGCGTGAGCAACATTCAGAATCTTGATGCGAATGTGCAGGCCGGGGCCAAATATCTGGCGATGATCCGCCGCAAGTTCTTCAACAGCCCCAAACTCAATGAGCGCGAGCGCATGGCGTTTACGCTGGCGGCCTACAACATAGGCCCCGAGCGCGTGCAGGGCATGCGCGCTGAGGCCCGGCGGCGCGGGTTAAACCCAAATCAGTGGTTCTTCCAGGTCGAGCGCATCGCCATGGAGCAGGTAGGAATGGGGCCGGTCAGCTATGTTAATAGCGTGAACAAGTATTACTTGGCGTTCGACCGGGAGCGGGAGTCGTTGGAGCCCGGGGCGCAAAAAGTCGTCTCACGGAAATGA
- a CDS encoding DoxX family protein encodes MSSLINKVLFTRAGYGLTILRIAVGVIFAAHGSQKLFGLFGGYGLAGTAQYMDSIGLHPGYLMATLAGGTEFFAGLALIIGLLVRPAALGLTFLSLVAIFTVHISNGLFMANNGYEFALALLGGSLAVLIEGAGKLSVDRAIAG; translated from the coding sequence ATGAGCTCTCTGATCAACAAAGTACTGTTCACCCGCGCTGGCTACGGTCTGACCATCCTGCGCATCGCTGTCGGCGTGATCTTCGCGGCGCACGGTTCGCAAAAGCTTTTCGGTCTGTTCGGTGGTTATGGTCTGGCGGGGACGGCGCAGTACATGGACAGCATCGGTCTGCACCCGGGTTACCTGATGGCGACGCTGGCGGGCGGTACTGAGTTCTTCGCTGGCCTGGCGTTGATCATCGGCCTGCTGGTACGTCCGGCAGCATTGGGTCTGACCTTCCTGTCGCTGGTGGCGATCTTCACCGTACACATCAGCAACGGTTTGTTCATGGCCAACAACGGTTACGAGTTCGCCCTGGCCCTGCTCGGTGGCAGCCTCGCCGTGCTGATCGAAGGCGCGGGCAAGCTCTCGGTGGATCGCGCCATCGCCGGTTGA
- a CDS encoding class I SAM-dependent methyltransferase: protein MNALRPPARPAPITAHITQRNPKILLGGKHQPTLLRYLDGWPRRSGGPAAFLIQFVEDGESLARFATDSFDLAVIQAPTVEDAPEMIKQLVRVARQGLITRR, encoded by the coding sequence ATGAATGCACTACGCCCTCCAGCACGTCCCGCGCCGATCACGGCACATATCACCCAGCGCAACCCGAAAATTCTCCTTGGCGGCAAACATCAGCCGACGCTGTTGCGTTATCTCGATGGCTGGCCACGTCGCAGCGGCGGTCCTGCCGCGTTCCTGATCCAGTTCGTTGAAGACGGCGAGTCGCTGGCGCGTTTCGCCACTGACAGTTTTGATCTCGCGGTGATTCAGGCCCCGACTGTCGAAGATGCGCCAGAGATGATCAAACAACTGGTCCGCGTTGCGCGGCAGGGTTTGATCACTCGTCGCTGA
- the greB gene encoding transcription elongation factor GreB, whose amino-acid sequence MSRYRPPRPAGTALITPEGEARMRAEFHELWHVRRPQVTQSVSEAAAQGDRSENAEYTYGKKMLREIDSRVRFLTKRLEALKVVSEKPSDPNKVYFGAWVTIEDEDGKQSRYRIVGPDELDLKLGLISIDSPLARALIGKALDAEVRVQTPTGEQFVYIVAIDYP is encoded by the coding sequence ATGAGCCGTTATCGCCCTCCACGCCCCGCCGGCACCGCGCTGATCACCCCCGAAGGTGAAGCGCGGATGCGCGCCGAATTCCATGAGCTGTGGCATGTGCGCCGCCCGCAAGTCACGCAATCGGTGAGCGAAGCGGCGGCTCAGGGTGATCGTTCGGAGAACGCCGAGTACACCTACGGCAAGAAGATGCTGCGCGAGATCGACAGTCGCGTGCGCTTTCTCACTAAACGTCTGGAAGCGTTGAAAGTCGTCAGTGAAAAACCCAGTGATCCGAACAAAGTCTATTTCGGCGCGTGGGTGACCATCGAAGACGAAGACGGCAAGCAATCGCGCTACCGTATCGTCGGTCCGGATGAACTGGATCTGAAACTGGGTCTGATCAGCATCGACTCGCCACTGGCCCGCGCCTTGATCGGCAAGGCGCTGGATGCAGAAGTCAGGGTGCAGACGCCAACCGGTGAGCAGTTCGTTTACATCGTCGCTATCGACTATCCGTAA